In Janthinobacterium rivuli, a single genomic region encodes these proteins:
- a CDS encoding type II secretion system protein GspD produces the protein MTQHPIPVLAFWVALACSTMLAGCATHQTPLSPAHLNAAPVPAGVIPEPVQQSSALAAPLPAPKVETYSVTVHKVPVQSLLFALARDAGMNIDIHPQIEGSVTLNALNQTLPQLLARIGKQVDMRYEIEGKNLTVLPDAPVWRNYKVDYVNMARSTNSSVNIATQISTAGGGSNNASNPVGGTQGSGGNGNNNSTTLVVNRSENNFWYSLEKNIRDLLRETTLNDVQVDPLAQLNQQLTSMPGQQGQQGQQVQPGQQQNQAGNQYGGQAPMQTGGQYAPGQQQGPIQNANPGQPLDANGMPLLKLANKGSPSSVVVNVEGGLIAVRATGRQHEKIAEFLDAVLHSAKRQVLIEATILEVRLSNEYQQGINWSRLTGSLQLRQGQVGTAGLSSGVTPGATPGIFVLDYLKDSFKTTIQLLESFGKVKVLSSPKISVLNNQTAMLKVVDNNVFFTIKVTPAVISSTGTITTPATYESKLETVPVGFVMSVTPQISDSDEVTLNVRPTITRIVGYVQDPNPALATANVQSRVPVIQARELESIMKVGNGQIAVMGGLMQDSIDNARDGVPGLSSLPVVGNLFTYRNEASSKTELVIFMRPVVVKDASVEGDYRAYRYLLPGQAPLNSQPYTDGPPAPAVRPQARLQGDFP, from the coding sequence ATGACTCAACACCCTATTCCTGTGCTGGCCTTTTGGGTCGCCCTCGCCTGCAGCACCATGCTGGCCGGCTGCGCCACGCATCAAACGCCGCTGTCGCCTGCCCACCTCAATGCCGCGCCCGTTCCCGCCGGCGTCATTCCCGAACCGGTGCAGCAAAGCAGCGCGCTGGCCGCGCCCTTGCCCGCGCCCAAAGTGGAAACCTACAGCGTCACCGTGCACAAGGTGCCCGTGCAATCGCTGCTGTTTGCGCTGGCGCGCGACGCGGGCATGAATATCGACATCCACCCGCAGATCGAAGGCAGCGTCACCTTGAATGCGCTGAACCAGACCCTGCCGCAACTGCTGGCGCGTATCGGCAAGCAAGTCGATATGCGCTACGAAATCGAGGGCAAGAACCTGACCGTGCTGCCCGACGCGCCCGTGTGGCGCAATTACAAGGTCGATTACGTCAACATGGCGCGCAGCACCAACAGCAGCGTGAATATCGCCACGCAAATCTCCACGGCGGGTGGCGGGTCGAACAACGCCAGCAACCCCGTGGGCGGTACGCAGGGCAGCGGCGGCAATGGCAATAACAATTCGACTACCCTGGTCGTGAATCGTTCGGAAAATAATTTCTGGTACAGCCTGGAAAAGAATATCCGCGACCTGCTGCGCGAGACCACGCTCAACGATGTGCAGGTGGACCCGCTGGCGCAGCTGAACCAGCAATTGACGAGCATGCCCGGCCAGCAAGGACAGCAGGGACAGCAAGTCCAGCCCGGCCAGCAGCAGAATCAGGCCGGCAATCAATACGGCGGCCAGGCGCCGATGCAGACTGGCGGCCAGTATGCGCCAGGCCAGCAGCAGGGGCCCATCCAGAACGCGAATCCCGGCCAGCCGCTCGATGCGAACGGCATGCCGCTGTTAAAGCTGGCCAACAAGGGCAGCCCCTCGTCCGTCGTCGTCAACGTGGAAGGCGGCCTGATCGCCGTGCGGGCCACGGGGCGCCAGCATGAAAAGATCGCCGAATTCCTCGACGCCGTGTTGCACAGCGCCAAGCGGCAAGTGCTGATCGAGGCGACCATCCTTGAAGTGCGCCTGAGCAATGAATACCAGCAAGGCATCAACTGGTCGCGCCTGACGGGCAGCCTGCAACTGCGCCAGGGGCAAGTGGGCACGGCGGGCCTGTCCAGCGGAGTCACGCCCGGCGCCACGCCCGGCATCTTCGTGCTCGATTACCTGAAGGACAGTTTCAAAACGACCATACAGCTGCTCGAATCGTTCGGCAAGGTGAAAGTGCTGTCCAGCCCGAAGATCAGCGTGCTGAACAACCAGACGGCCATGCTGAAGGTGGTCGACAACAATGTCTTCTTTACCATCAAGGTGACGCCCGCCGTGATCAGCTCGACGGGCACCATCACCACGCCGGCCACGTATGAATCGAAACTGGAAACGGTGCCCGTCGGCTTCGTCATGAGCGTCACGCCGCAGATTTCCGACAGCGATGAAGTCACCCTCAACGTGCGTCCCACCATCACGCGCATCGTGGGCTATGTGCAAGACCCGAATCCGGCCCTGGCCACGGCCAACGTGCAAAGCCGCGTGCCCGTGATCCAGGCGCGCGAGCTGGAATCGATCATGAAAGTGGGCAATGGCCAGATCGCCGTGATGGGCGGCCTGATGCAGGACTCCATCGACAACGCCCGCGATGGCGTGCCGGGCCTGTCCAGCCTGCCCGTCGTGGGCAATTTGTTTACCTACCGCAATGAGGCAAGCAGCAAGACGGAGCTGGTGATCTTCATGCGCCCCGTCGTCGTCAAGGATGCCAGCGTCGAGGGCGATTACCGCGCTTACCGCTACCTGCTGCCAGGCCAGGCGCCGCTCAACAGCCAGCCCTACACGGATGGCCCGCCGGCGCCGGCCGTCCGGCCGCAGGCGCGCCTGCAGGGAGATTTTCCATGA
- a CDS encoding GspE/PulE family protein, with protein sequence MARPEKVRLGEILVQQKLLTEEQLGQALTEQKRSGRKLGRVFVEHGFVTEEQISGALARQLDIPYINLKFFNINPELVRLLPETQARRFRALVLEDRREGLLVGMSDPTDLFAYDEISRLVKRHIELAVVNETEVLSAIDRIYRRTEDISTLTRELEQDLGDVSVDFGALAANPGLEEAPIVKLLQSVFEDATQVRASDIHIEPQEGRLQIRFRIDGVLHLQTEADSKIASSLALRLKLMSDLDISEKRLPQDGRFAIRVKNQRIDVRISTMPTQYGESVVMRLLNQGGTTLRLDAIGMPPKLVAQFRAIVSRPNGLVLVTGPTGSGKTTTLYCALSELNSVEKKLITVEDPVEYRLPGINQVQVNEKIELNFARVLRSALRQDPDIVLVGEMRDQETAQIGLRAAMTGHLVLSTLHTNDAISTPLRLMDMGVPRYMVGSSLQAVLAQRLVRVICESCSTPYQPTPNEYEWLRLELGELVERNQYFHGKGCSHCNGMGYRGRTGVYELLEITRAVADAANHADPSHFMKVATAQMAGETLRRHAVQLVVQGRTTVMEAMRISNQSED encoded by the coding sequence ATGGCAAGGCCAGAGAAAGTCCGGCTCGGTGAAATTTTGGTGCAGCAGAAACTGCTGACGGAAGAACAATTGGGCCAGGCCTTGACGGAACAGAAGCGTTCGGGGCGCAAGCTGGGCCGCGTTTTTGTCGAGCACGGCTTCGTCACGGAAGAGCAGATTTCGGGCGCGCTGGCGCGCCAGCTCGACATTCCCTACATCAATCTGAAGTTTTTCAACATCAATCCCGAACTGGTGCGGCTGCTGCCGGAAACCCAGGCACGGCGCTTCCGCGCGCTGGTGCTGGAAGACCGCCGCGAGGGCTTGCTGGTCGGCATGTCCGATCCGACGGACCTGTTCGCTTACGATGAAATTTCGCGCCTGGTCAAGCGCCATATCGAGCTGGCCGTTGTCAATGAAACGGAAGTGCTGTCCGCCATCGACCGCATCTACCGCCGCACGGAAGACATTTCCACGCTGACGCGCGAGCTGGAGCAGGACCTGGGCGACGTGTCCGTCGACTTTGGCGCGCTGGCCGCCAACCCGGGCCTGGAAGAGGCGCCCATCGTCAAGCTGCTGCAATCCGTGTTCGAGGATGCCACGCAGGTGCGCGCCTCGGACATCCACATCGAGCCGCAGGAAGGCCGGCTGCAGATCCGCTTCCGCATCGACGGCGTGCTGCACCTGCAGACGGAAGCGGACAGCAAGATCGCCAGTTCGCTGGCGCTGCGCCTAAAACTGATGTCGGACCTCGATATTTCCGAGAAACGCTTGCCGCAGGATGGCCGCTTCGCCATCCGCGTGAAAAACCAGCGCATCGACGTGCGTATTTCCACCATGCCAACGCAGTACGGCGAATCGGTGGTGATGCGCTTGCTGAACCAGGGCGGCACGACCTTGCGCCTGGACGCCATCGGCATGCCGCCCAAGCTGGTGGCGCAGTTCCGCGCCATCGTCAGCCGTCCGAACGGCCTCGTGCTGGTGACGGGGCCGACCGGCAGCGGCAAGACGACGACCTTGTACTGCGCCTTGTCCGAGCTCAATTCCGTGGAAAAAAAGCTCATCACGGTGGAAGACCCGGTCGAGTACCGCTTGCCCGGCATTAACCAGGTGCAAGTGAACGAGAAGATCGAACTGAACTTTGCCCGCGTGTTGCGGTCGGCCTTGCGGCAAGATCCCGATATCGTGCTGGTCGGCGAGATGCGCGACCAGGAAACGGCGCAGATCGGCCTGCGTGCCGCCATGACGGGTCACCTGGTGCTGTCGACCCTGCATACCAACGACGCCATCAGCACGCCGCTGCGCCTGATGGACATGGGCGTGCCCCGCTACATGGTGGGCAGTTCGCTGCAAGCCGTGCTGGCGCAGCGCCTGGTGCGCGTGATCTGCGAAAGCTGCAGCACGCCGTACCAGCCCACGCCGAATGAATACGAATGGCTGCGCCTGGAACTGGGCGAGCTGGTCGAGCGCAACCAGTATTTCCACGGCAAGGGCTGTTCGCATTGCAACGGCATGGGTTACCGGGGCCGCACGGGCGTGTACGAATTGCTGGAAATCACGCGCGCCGTGGCCGACGCCGCCAACCATGCGGACCCTTCCCACTTCATGAAGGTGGCGACGGCGCAGATGGCGGGCGAGACCCTGCGCCGCCACGCCGTGCAGCTGGTGGTGCAAGGCCGCACGACGGTGATGGAAGCGATGCGTATCAGCAACCAGAGCGAGGATTGA
- a CDS encoding type II secretion system F family protein: MPFFSYKARSASGELLTGVMEGADSGAVADQLMAGGSTPVDISATKQTVTKAGANQLGWWARLTEKKVTPMDVQLFSRQLYTLLKAGVPIMRGLAGLQESAISPAFGRIIKDVRESLDAGRELSAAMARHPAIFTPFYLSMVRVGEMTGRLDEVFLRLFNHLEFDRDMRARVKTATRYPTFVVFAMLAAMVVVNIFVIPQFEKVFASFHAELPLMTRILIGTSRFTVAYWPLLLLLGAGGFFGWRAWLRTKEGLYKWDRAKLRLPIAGKIILKGTMARFARSFALSSTSGVPIVQALTVVSQTVDNTYLSARVEQMRDGVERGESILRTSVAANVFTPVVLQMIAVGEESGSLDDLMDEIADMYEREVDYELKTLSAQIEPILIVFLGAMVLVLALGIFLPIWDLGRAALH; encoded by the coding sequence GTGCCGTTTTTCTCTTACAAGGCGCGCAGCGCCAGCGGTGAACTGCTGACCGGCGTGATGGAAGGGGCCGACAGCGGCGCCGTGGCCGACCAGTTGATGGCGGGCGGCAGCACGCCCGTCGACATCAGCGCCACCAAACAGACGGTGACGAAGGCCGGAGCCAATCAGCTGGGCTGGTGGGCCAGGCTGACCGAGAAAAAAGTCACGCCCATGGACGTGCAGCTGTTCAGCCGCCAGCTGTACACGCTGCTCAAGGCGGGCGTGCCCATCATGCGCGGCCTGGCCGGCTTGCAGGAGTCCGCCATCAGCCCCGCGTTCGGGCGCATCATCAAGGATGTGCGCGAGTCGCTCGACGCGGGCCGCGAACTGTCGGCCGCCATGGCGCGCCACCCGGCCATCTTCACGCCGTTTTATTTGTCGATGGTGCGCGTGGGTGAAATGACGGGGCGCCTCGATGAAGTGTTTTTGCGCCTGTTCAACCACCTGGAATTCGACCGCGACATGCGCGCGCGCGTGAAAACGGCGACGCGCTACCCGACCTTCGTCGTCTTCGCCATGCTGGCCGCCATGGTGGTGGTGAATATCTTCGTCATTCCCCAGTTCGAGAAGGTGTTCGCCAGCTTCCACGCGGAACTGCCCCTGATGACACGCATCCTGATCGGCACCTCGCGCTTTACGGTGGCGTACTGGCCCCTTCTTCTGCTGCTGGGCGCGGGCGGCTTTTTCGGCTGGCGCGCCTGGCTGCGCACGAAAGAGGGCTTGTACAAATGGGACCGCGCCAAGCTGCGCCTGCCGATCGCCGGCAAGATCATCCTGAAAGGCACGATGGCCCGCTTCGCGCGCAGCTTTGCCCTGTCGAGCACGAGCGGCGTGCCCATCGTGCAGGCGCTGACGGTGGTGTCGCAAACGGTCGACAACACGTATTTGAGCGCGCGCGTGGAACAGATGCGCGACGGCGTCGAGCGGGGCGAAAGCATCTTGCGCACCTCGGTGGCGGCCAACGTGTTTACGCCCGTGGTGCTGCAGATGATCGCCGTGGGCGAGGAATCCGGTTCGCTGGACGACCTGATGGACGAGATCGCCGACATGTACGAGCGCGAAGTCGATTACGAGCTGAAAACCCTGTCGGCGCAGATCGAGCCGATTTTGATCGTCTTCCTCGGCGCCATGGTGCTGGTGCTGGCGCTGGGCATCTTCCTGCCGATCTGGGACCTGGGCCGGGCGGCCCTGCACTGA
- a CDS encoding tetratricopeptide repeat protein, producing the protein MSLLMQALKKAERAKQNSLSDEELEKPSEAYDQVLELAPADALPPRPVPATPAPVHPASTLRLEPLADAPAPQPESSSAQPGPPPEPPRARPEPPPARPRASRSNPPPKGPTGPISVDPATVRLAVLLAILLLVAGSMAYWYWRASTSPGAGASLPGVPMPLTDAPGAAGVAGPVLVLPATGAAPTDAMTPAALPPDYPRDARQQTAAADQQAMIQAAVAAQLAQLAPPAPPSLPPVAAPDNSQIQVQRSVAAPQINPGVQQAYQAFNGGQLGLARQQYETVLRQDANNRDALLGLAAVALREQQGAQAAALYVRLLETNPDDGEALAGLIGLRQGDVAQSEARLKAILARSPDSAPVLFALGNVYAKQRRWNEAQQQFFRAYGAAPGNPDYAFNLAVGLDRLNQPRLAATYYQRALTLAQAAPAAFDQAVVQTRLRELTAPVATAEPATIPPRQE; encoded by the coding sequence ATGAGCTTGCTGATGCAGGCGCTCAAGAAAGCCGAGCGCGCCAAACAGAACAGCCTTTCCGACGAGGAACTGGAAAAGCCGTCCGAAGCCTACGACCAGGTCCTGGAACTGGCGCCGGCCGACGCCCTGCCGCCCCGTCCCGTGCCGGCCACGCCAGCGCCCGTGCACCCGGCCAGCACCTTGCGCCTGGAACCGCTGGCGGACGCGCCCGCGCCGCAGCCCGAGTCGAGTAGCGCGCAGCCTGGTCCGCCTCCGGAACCGCCACGCGCGCGCCCCGAACCGCCGCCCGCCCGGCCACGCGCCAGCCGCAGCAATCCGCCGCCGAAAGGTCCCACTGGCCCCATCAGCGTCGACCCGGCCACCGTGCGCCTGGCCGTGCTGCTGGCGATATTGCTGCTGGTGGCTGGCTCCATGGCGTACTGGTACTGGCGCGCCAGCACCAGCCCCGGCGCGGGCGCCAGCCTGCCCGGCGTGCCCATGCCGCTGACGGACGCTCCGGGCGCGGCCGGCGTTGCCGGCCCCGTGCTGGTGCTGCCGGCCACGGGTGCCGCGCCGACGGACGCCATGACGCCTGCCGCACTGCCGCCCGACTATCCGCGCGACGCGCGCCAGCAGACAGCTGCGGCGGACCAGCAGGCGATGATCCAGGCCGCCGTGGCGGCGCAGCTGGCGCAGCTGGCCCCGCCTGCGCCACCGAGCCTGCCACCGGTGGCCGCGCCCGACAATAGCCAGATCCAGGTGCAGCGCAGCGTGGCCGCGCCGCAAATCAACCCCGGCGTGCAGCAAGCCTACCAGGCCTTCAACGGCGGCCAGCTGGGCCTGGCTCGTCAGCAATATGAAACCGTGCTGCGGCAGGATGCGAATAACCGCGACGCGCTGCTGGGCCTGGCGGCCGTGGCCCTGCGCGAGCAGCAAGGCGCGCAAGCGGCGGCCCTGTACGTGCGTTTGCTGGAAACCAATCCCGACGATGGCGAAGCGCTGGCCGGCCTGATCGGCCTGCGCCAGGGCGACGTGGCGCAGAGCGAAGCAAGGCTGAAAGCCATCCTGGCGCGCAGCCCCGACAGCGCGCCCGTGCTGTTTGCACTGGGCAATGTGTATGCCAAGCAGCGCCGCTGGAACGAAGCGCAGCAGCAATTTTTCCGCGCCTATGGCGCCGCGCCCGGCAATCCCGACTATGCCTTCAACCTGGCCGTGGGCCTGGATCGGCTGAACCAGCCCCGGCTGGCCGCCACGTATTACCAGCGCGCCTTGACCCTGGCACAAGCGGCGCCCGCCGCCTTCGACCAGGCCGTCGTGCAAACGCGTTTGCGCGAATTGACGGCACCTGTGGCCACGGCCGAGCCGGCCACCATCCCACCCCGTCAGGAATAA
- a CDS encoding ExeA family protein, which produces MNAPVSAPHAASPYAPAPHGMYLRHFGLRTAPFGITPDPAFFYPGNTRGELLDALLYAVTQGEGIIKLTGEVGSGKTMLCRMLAERLPPHVDVLYLLNPRLEPDDVLHAIAAELGLELDGCRADAVLRVLHGELITRHAAGRQVVLLAEEAQAMPGATLEALRLLTNLETASHKLLQIVLFGQPELQHTLDLPQFRPLKERITHSFSVPPLPPALLGDYLACRLSAAGRTAPLVFTPAALRKLARAAQGIVRRVNILADKALLAAFADDAQEISARHMRLAIADSPFYRAPWHAGKLLAGALSALMLLATALLWQWLANSPGKTAATVRTAPPASQAFQASQASQGHATTPADAHPGALQAAAARAPLPAPSTLLDNKLAESRDWLARQGAQQLVLQIASLPATETAAAETFLQQAQQATGLHDLHVFRLPGGAPAKTPRNTSAARLLIVYGSFADQASAEAVRARLAPASPQKILLSDIDSIRTEMKAMIAAKTGRGAP; this is translated from the coding sequence ATGAACGCCCCTGTCTCCGCGCCGCACGCCGCCAGCCCCTACGCGCCCGCGCCGCACGGCATGTATCTGCGCCATTTCGGCTTGCGCACGGCGCCGTTCGGCATCACGCCGGACCCGGCCTTCTTTTATCCCGGCAATACACGGGGCGAACTGCTCGATGCGCTGCTGTATGCCGTCACGCAAGGCGAAGGCATCATCAAGCTGACGGGCGAAGTGGGCAGCGGCAAGACCATGTTGTGCCGCATGCTGGCCGAGCGCCTGCCGCCCCATGTTGACGTGCTGTACCTGCTCAATCCCCGCCTGGAGCCGGACGACGTGCTGCACGCCATCGCCGCCGAACTGGGCCTGGAACTGGACGGATGCCGCGCCGATGCCGTGCTGCGCGTCCTGCACGGCGAGCTGATCACCCGGCATGCGGCGGGACGGCAGGTGGTGCTGCTGGCCGAAGAAGCGCAAGCCATGCCGGGCGCCACGCTGGAAGCGCTGCGCCTGCTGACGAATCTGGAAACGGCCAGCCACAAGCTGCTGCAAATCGTCCTGTTTGGCCAGCCGGAATTGCAGCACACCCTGGACTTGCCGCAGTTTCGCCCATTGAAGGAACGCATCACCCACAGTTTTAGCGTGCCGCCCCTGCCGCCAGCCTTGCTGGGCGACTACCTGGCATGCCGCCTGAGCGCCGCCGGCCGCACGGCGCCGCTCGTCTTCACGCCGGCCGCACTGCGCAAGCTGGCGCGCGCCGCGCAAGGCATCGTGCGCAGGGTCAACATTTTGGCCGACAAGGCCTTGCTGGCCGCGTTTGCGGACGATGCACAGGAAATCAGTGCGCGCCACATGCGCCTGGCCATTGCCGACAGCCCCTTTTACCGCGCGCCCTGGCATGCGGGCAAGCTGCTGGCGGGCGCCTTGAGCGCGCTGATGCTGCTGGCCACGGCGCTGCTGTGGCAATGGCTGGCGAACAGCCCGGGCAAGACAGCGGCGACCGTCAGGACGGCCCCGCCGGCAAGCCAGGCATTCCAGGCATCGCAGGCATCGCAGGGACATGCCACCACGCCCGCCGACGCGCACCCAGGCGCGCTGCAGGCAGCCGCGGCGCGCGCACCGCTGCCAGCGCCATCCACGCTGCTCGACAACAAGCTGGCCGAATCGCGCGACTGGCTGGCCCGCCAAGGGGCGCAGCAACTGGTGCTGCAAATCGCCAGCCTGCCCGCCACCGAGACGGCTGCGGCGGAAACCTTCCTGCAGCAGGCGCAGCAAGCCACGGGCCTGCACGACCTCCACGTGTTTCGCCTGCCTGGCGGCGCGCCCGCAAAGACGCCGCGCAATACCTCCGCCGCGCGCCTGCTCATCGTCTACGGCAGCTTTGCCGACCAGGCCAGCGCCGAAGCCGTGCGGGCCAGGCTGGCCCCGGCATCGCCACAGAAAATATTGCTGAGCGACATAGATAGTATCCGCACGGAAATGAAAGCCATGATCGCGGCAAAAACCGGGCGTGGCGCCCCCTGA
- a CDS encoding type II secretion system protein: protein MNKSLRSMKSGAQAGFTLIELIVVIVILGILAATAIPKFIDMSTDARVAKMQAAAGALKAGAALYHAQWLVSGSPADGNSVKMEGQAITGVGGYPTADAAGIGLAAGITAPDYEIGSTGGFSVTPDATRTKCKVTYPAPTATVAPVVAVALDPADCK from the coding sequence ATGAACAAGTCTTTACGTAGTATGAAAAGCGGCGCCCAGGCAGGTTTCACCCTGATCGAACTGATCGTCGTCATCGTGATCCTCGGCATCCTGGCCGCCACGGCGATTCCTAAATTTATCGACATGTCGACCGATGCGCGCGTGGCCAAGATGCAGGCGGCCGCTGGCGCCCTCAAGGCGGGCGCGGCGCTGTACCATGCGCAGTGGCTGGTGAGCGGTTCGCCCGCCGATGGCAACTCGGTGAAGATGGAAGGCCAGGCGATTACCGGCGTAGGTGGCTACCCTACGGCGGACGCCGCCGGGATTGGTCTGGCTGCGGGTATCACAGCTCCTGACTACGAGATTGGCAGCACGGGAGGTTTCTCCGTGACCCCTGACGCAACTCGCACGAAATGCAAAGTTACGTACCCTGCCCCAACGGCGACTGTCGCCCCGGTAGTGGCGGTAGCTTTGGACCCTGCAGATTGTAAATAA
- a CDS encoding pilus assembly FimT family protein, with protein sequence MRTTSPTPGASPLGFFTGHPLQQPPTVFSHRHAGPPRPLPRTAARGFTLIELVAVLVLAGLLATFAVNRFFQRDTFDARGFADQVTNIVRYGQKLAVAQNRAVFVLIDANKVALCFDTGCSDEQKVVPPTGSNSGSKETLQHCLGNNWLCEGRPSGVTMSTDPVKSASFYFDALGQPYALTNVFPDASTFPGPLQISIQSNGLTRTVTVEGETGYVH encoded by the coding sequence TTGCGCACCACCAGCCCAACCCCAGGCGCCAGCCCGTTGGGCTTTTTTACGGGCCATCCATTGCAGCAGCCACCGACAGTCTTTTCGCATCGCCACGCAGGGCCGCCACGCCCCCTGCCGCGTACGGCTGCGCGCGGCTTCACCCTGATCGAACTGGTGGCCGTGCTGGTGCTGGCGGGTTTGCTGGCGACTTTTGCCGTCAACCGGTTTTTCCAGCGCGACACGTTTGACGCGCGCGGTTTTGCCGACCAGGTGACTAATATCGTGCGCTACGGGCAAAAGCTGGCGGTGGCGCAAAACCGTGCCGTGTTTGTCCTCATCGACGCCAACAAGGTGGCCCTGTGCTTCGACACCGGCTGCAGCGATGAGCAGAAGGTGGTGCCGCCCACGGGCAGCAACAGCGGCAGCAAGGAGACGCTGCAGCATTGCCTGGGTAACAATTGGCTGTGCGAAGGCCGTCCTTCCGGTGTGACCATGTCCACCGATCCCGTCAAGTCGGCAAGTTTTTATTTCGACGCGCTGGGCCAGCCATATGCGCTGACCAATGTGTTTCCTGACGCATCGACCTTCCCTGGCCCGCTGCAAATCAGCATCCAGAGCAACGGCCTGACGCGCACCGTCACGGTTGAAGGGGAGACGGGCTATGTCCATTAG
- a CDS encoding ABC transporter ATP-binding protein → MPPASTHGNNGGRTPPCLPPLAPMNACAIEFHNVHLQLAGSAVLRGVDLQVRAGELFGLVGVNGAGKTSLLKCLLDFCAPERGNITIFGQPHRHGAARQPLSFLPERFQAPHYLTGGDFLRYLARLHKAPPDAQAQQQTLDALELAPDALLRPAREYSKGMMQKLGLAACLLSGKPQLVLDEPMSGLDPKARAQFKQVLRQARAQGRGALLTSHALADVEELCDRMAILHAGRIVFTGTPAECRARHGGAEDASLEQAFLNCIAT, encoded by the coding sequence TTGCCGCCCGCCAGCACCCATGGCAATAATGGCGGCCGTACCCCGCCTTGCCTGCCGCCCCTTGCCCCTATGAACGCCTGCGCCATCGAGTTCCACAACGTGCATCTGCAACTGGCGGGCAGCGCCGTGCTGCGCGGCGTCGACCTGCAGGTGCGCGCGGGAGAACTGTTCGGTCTGGTTGGCGTGAATGGCGCGGGCAAGACATCGCTGCTGAAATGCCTGCTCGACTTTTGCGCGCCCGAGCGGGGAAACATCACCATCTTCGGCCAGCCGCATCGCCACGGCGCGGCGCGCCAGCCCCTGTCGTTTCTGCCGGAACGCTTCCAGGCACCCCATTACCTGACGGGCGGCGACTTCCTGCGCTACCTGGCCCGCCTGCACAAGGCGCCCCCCGATGCGCAGGCGCAGCAACAAACCCTGGACGCGCTGGAACTGGCGCCAGACGCCCTGCTGCGCCCCGCGCGCGAGTATTCAAAAGGCATGATGCAAAAGCTGGGACTGGCCGCCTGCTTGCTGTCGGGCAAGCCGCAACTGGTGCTCGATGAACCGATGAGCGGACTCGACCCGAAGGCGCGCGCGCAATTCAAGCAAGTGCTGCGGCAAGCGCGCGCGCAAGGCCGCGGCGCCCTGCTCACTTCGCATGCGCTGGCCGACGTGGAAGAATTGTGCGACCGCATGGCCATCCTGCATGCGGGCCGCATCGTGTTTACAGGTACGCCCGCCGAATGCCGCGCGCGCCATGGCGGCGCCGAAGACGCCAGCCTGGAACAGGCTTTTCTCAATTGCATCGCGACATGA
- a CDS encoding type II secretion system protein: MAKTLRQRGFTLFELAVVAGVFAILMAVFLNRVSYYQQQAQQVAVAQMLGVLRTSLRVQVLHLYLADRRDQLPALARQNPFDWLADKPANYLGEFAQPDLEKLQAGNWLYDKKEQKIIYLFSNGNIFPAKGVESVKFKVILPRADADLDKLAQEPDIVVWKSPDPVAN; encoded by the coding sequence ATGGCAAAAACGTTGCGCCAGCGCGGTTTCACCCTGTTCGAGCTGGCGGTGGTGGCGGGCGTGTTCGCCATCCTGATGGCCGTTTTCTTGAACCGGGTCAGCTATTACCAGCAGCAGGCGCAGCAGGTGGCCGTGGCGCAGATGCTCGGCGTCCTGCGCACCAGCTTGCGGGTGCAGGTGCTGCACTTGTACCTGGCCGACCGGCGCGACCAGTTGCCGGCGCTGGCACGGCAAAACCCGTTCGACTGGCTGGCTGACAAGCCGGCCAACTACCTGGGCGAGTTCGCGCAGCCCGACCTTGAAAAATTGCAAGCCGGGAACTGGTTGTACGATAAGAAAGAGCAAAAAATCATCTATTTGTTTAGTAATGGCAATATTTTTCCCGCTAAAGGGGTTGAGTCAGTGAAATTTAAGGTAATCTTGCCACGTGCGGACGCCGATCTTGACAAGCTCGCCCAGGAACCCGATATCGTGGTGTGGAAATCGCCGGACCCGGTAGCAAACTGA